In Candidatus Cohnella colombiensis, one DNA window encodes the following:
- a CDS encoding NAD(P)/FAD-dependent oxidoreductase: MTQNTETAVDVAIIGGGPAGMFAAFYGGMRQMSVTLIESMPQLGGQLAALYPEKYIYDVAGFPKISAQELVNNLKSQMDHFQPNICLEEKVVSVNKLDERLFEIVTDKQTHYARAVIITAGVGAFEPRRLELPEASKYEKSNLHYFVNDLERYRGQKVLISGGGDSAVDWALMLEPIATEVILVHRRDKFRAHEHSVELLMNSKVKIMTPTEITSLQGEGKINQVTLTNIKSAEITEHEVDAVIINFGFVSSLGPIAEWGIEIESGSIVVDSRMETSIPGVFAAGDITTYPGKLKLIAVGFGEAPTAINNAKVYIDPNAKLSPGHSSNMKL, from the coding sequence TTGACCCAGAATACTGAAACTGCTGTAGATGTAGCCATTATCGGTGGAGGTCCTGCCGGAATGTTTGCTGCTTTTTACGGTGGCATGCGTCAAATGTCAGTCACTTTAATTGAAAGTATGCCTCAACTTGGTGGACAACTTGCTGCATTGTATCCCGAGAAATATATTTATGATGTCGCTGGCTTTCCCAAAATATCCGCACAAGAGCTTGTCAACAATTTAAAAAGCCAGATGGATCACTTCCAGCCTAACATATGTTTGGAAGAGAAAGTCGTAAGCGTCAATAAGCTTGATGAGCGGTTGTTCGAGATCGTTACCGATAAGCAGACGCATTACGCACGAGCAGTGATCATTACAGCTGGTGTTGGAGCATTCGAGCCTCGTCGTTTGGAGCTTCCAGAGGCGTCTAAATATGAGAAATCCAACTTGCATTATTTCGTAAATGACCTTGAGCGTTATCGGGGGCAAAAAGTGCTTATTAGTGGAGGAGGAGATTCTGCAGTTGACTGGGCGCTCATGCTGGAGCCCATAGCAACAGAAGTGATTCTCGTTCACCGTCGCGATAAATTTAGAGCGCACGAACATAGTGTAGAGTTGCTGATGAATTCCAAGGTGAAAATTATGACACCTACGGAGATCACTTCACTTCAAGGCGAAGGTAAAATCAATCAAGTCACATTAACAAATATCAAATCTGCTGAAATAACAGAACATGAAGTCGACGCTGTCATCATCAACTTTGGCTTTGTTAGCTCACTTGGACCCATTGCTGAATGGGGCATAGAGATCGAGAGCGGCTCAATTGTTGTAGATTCACGTATGGAAACGAGTATTCCTGGCGTCTTTGCAGCGGGTGACATCACAACATATCCAGGCAAGCTGAAGTTGATCGCTGTCGGATTCGGTGAAGCACCAACTGCGATTAACAATGCCAAGGTATATATTGATCCTAATGCGAAGCTATCTCCAGGACACAGCAGTAATATGAAGCTGTAA
- the sda gene encoding sporulation histidine kinase inhibitor Sda yields the protein MFPLLPNDLLLDAYQNALRMQLDQEFIVMLRMEIRRRRLSIPVRRVF from the coding sequence ATGTTTCCGTTGCTTCCTAATGATCTGCTGTTAGATGCGTACCAGAACGCATTGCGCATGCAATTGGATCAAGAATTCATTGTCATGCTACGCATGGAAATTCGACGTAGGAGGTTATCTATTCCGGTTAGGAGGGTATTCTAA
- a CDS encoding YheC/YheD family protein has translation MNRQLASKWLKTNVMLANPYIARHIPASRIFSSANLRSMLGSYSMLVLKPVCGAGGLGVMKVTRNNGSYSCTYMSRTVHRTSFNGLLNEVNRLRHGRRYLIQRGIQLATIGGRPIDYRVKYVKSNGQWHYRSMVGRLARRGLFVTNLCRGGTIMTAAQGIRRSLSARLISVKKQQMRQLTKVSTNLLESRFPGIGQLGYDYGIDHNGHIWILEVNTRPQ, from the coding sequence ATGAATCGCCAGCTTGCGAGCAAGTGGCTTAAAACGAATGTGATGCTAGCGAATCCCTACATCGCACGGCATATTCCGGCATCTAGAATTTTTTCGTCTGCCAATTTACGGAGTATGCTTGGAAGTTATTCAATGCTCGTGCTAAAACCTGTCTGTGGTGCAGGTGGTCTCGGTGTTATGAAGGTAACTCGGAACAACGGGAGTTATTCTTGTACTTATATGTCACGTACCGTTCATCGCACAAGCTTCAATGGTTTGTTAAATGAGGTCAATCGATTGCGCCATGGAAGAAGGTATTTAATTCAACGTGGTATTCAGCTTGCTACAATTGGGGGACGACCGATTGATTACCGAGTAAAATATGTCAAGAGCAATGGGCAGTGGCATTATCGCTCAATGGTTGGAAGGCTAGCACGGAGAGGATTGTTCGTCACAAACCTCTGTCGTGGGGGCACGATAATGACTGCTGCTCAGGGAATACGCCGATCTTTATCAGCTCGTCTCATTAGTGTCAAAAAACAACAGATGCGACAATTGACGAAAGTATCCACTAACCTTTTGGAAAGCCGTTTTCCGGGTATCGGACAGCTCGGTTATGATTATGGGATCGACCATAATGGACACATTTGGATTTTAGAAGTCAATACTCGACCGCAATAA
- a CDS encoding iron-sulfur cluster assembly accessory protein, translating to MVNISEAAKEKIAEMLAAEEIPNLFLRIGVQEGGCSGFSYGMGFDDEQHEDDSELAVGELKVVVDGQSMKYLNGVEIDWKESGMGGGFTINNPNATATCGCGSSFRTATEAGNPAAEPC from the coding sequence ATGGTGAATATAAGTGAAGCTGCGAAAGAAAAGATTGCCGAAATGCTAGCGGCTGAAGAAATTCCAAATTTGTTTCTGCGCATTGGTGTTCAAGAGGGCGGATGTAGCGGGTTTTCATATGGTATGGGCTTCGATGATGAGCAGCATGAGGATGATAGCGAGCTCGCTGTCGGCGAGCTGAAGGTCGTTGTTGACGGACAAAGTATGAAGTATTTGAATGGCGTTGAGATCGATTGGAAGGAATCCGGCATGGGCGGAGGCTTTACGATCAATAATCCGAATGCGACGGCAACATGTGGTTGTGGATCTTCGTTTAGAACGGCCACGGAAGCAGGAAACCCTGCGGCTGAGCCTTGCTAA
- the mqnE gene encoding aminofutalosine synthase MqnE: MTLVTLQSERQMSEIADKVRNGERLTLEDGVYLYQSDDLLTIGQLANEVNLRKNGKKVYFIENMSLYFTNVCEAHCAFCNFRKDEGDEGAYTQTPEQMIAYVDQHIHPGVREFHIVGGHNPHVPFDYYVESIRALKERYPHVTMKAYTAAEIDFFSRISGLSYKEVLETLIAAGLETLTGGGAEILSDHYRKKMKVDKANIEQYLDVHRTAHQLGLRTHTTMLYGSIETLEERVQHMLHIRDLQDETNGFQVFIPLSMQPISPKASIRRRNSAYDDLKAIAISRLMLDNVQHIKAYFINIGTQLTQVALTMGASDAHGTIVREQISHAAGALTPAGITREDLVWLIKGAGRIPVERDTFYNEVKVYE; encoded by the coding sequence ATGACGCTAGTCACATTACAATCCGAGCGGCAAATGTCTGAAATTGCTGATAAAGTTCGAAACGGCGAACGATTAACTTTAGAAGATGGCGTGTATCTATATCAATCTGACGATCTTCTAACTATTGGACAGCTAGCCAATGAAGTTAATTTGCGGAAGAATGGTAAAAAGGTTTATTTCATCGAAAATATGAGTTTATATTTTACTAACGTTTGTGAAGCTCATTGTGCATTTTGTAATTTCCGTAAAGATGAAGGTGATGAGGGTGCATATACCCAGACACCTGAACAGATGATCGCTTATGTGGATCAACATATCCATCCCGGTGTACGTGAATTTCATATCGTCGGTGGCCACAATCCGCATGTACCGTTTGACTACTATGTCGAGTCCATTCGTGCCTTGAAAGAACGCTATCCGCACGTAACGATGAAAGCATATACTGCTGCAGAGATAGATTTCTTCTCAAGAATATCAGGTTTAAGTTACAAAGAAGTACTCGAAACGTTGATCGCTGCAGGTCTTGAAACACTTACCGGTGGTGGCGCTGAAATCTTGTCCGATCATTACCGCAAAAAAATGAAAGTCGATAAAGCGAATATCGAGCAATATTTAGATGTCCATCGTACAGCGCATCAACTGGGGTTACGCACTCATACAACGATGCTTTATGGATCGATTGAAACACTCGAAGAACGCGTACAGCATATGCTTCATATCCGGGATCTACAAGATGAGACGAATGGCTTCCAAGTGTTCATTCCATTGTCGATGCAGCCAATCAGCCCGAAAGCAAGCATACGAAGACGAAATTCTGCATACGACGATTTGAAAGCTATCGCGATTAGTAGATTAATGCTGGACAATGTACAGCATATTAAAGCTTATTTTATTAATATCGGTACTCAACTCACTCAGGTTGCGCTTACAATGGGAGCATCAGATGCACACGGGACGATCGTACGTGAACAAATCAGTCATGCTGCTGGTGCACTAACCCCTGCTGGCATAACTCGTGAGGATCTCGTATGGCTTATTAAAGGAGCCGGCCGCATTCCGGTTGAGCGCGACACCTTTTACAACGAAGTTAAAGTATACGAATAA
- a CDS encoding NAD(P)/FAD-dependent oxidoreductase: MRNIVILGGGYGGLTVAQEILETIPKDVTIYLVDRMSFQGLKTEYYALAAGTVSDLEIRVAFPIHPQCKLIYGEITDINLEQKLVYISKNDPLPYDSLIIALGCTDNYHGTPGAFENSCGVQSLAAARRTYKLLNNTRPYGQISIVGGGLSGVEIASELRESRPDLNIRIIDRGNSVLSAFPSKLQRFVTSWFNEHHVELRSNVGITSLEQGCIINGNESINTDITVWTAGIQPVEIVQQLNLPKDQQGRLIVNERHELPDAPQVYVIGDCSSQPFSPSAQLAIAQGKQVAEIIKACLNNKEPKLARIQLKGVLGSLGKKSGFGVMGQTPLLGRIPRMLKSGVLWKSKRHFG, encoded by the coding sequence ATGAGAAATATTGTTATATTAGGCGGTGGCTATGGTGGATTAACGGTTGCCCAGGAAATTCTAGAAACGATTCCTAAGGATGTTACGATCTATCTTGTCGATCGCATGTCATTCCAAGGATTGAAAACCGAGTATTATGCACTTGCTGCTGGAACGGTATCCGATCTCGAAATTCGTGTGGCCTTCCCCATTCATCCACAATGCAAGCTCATCTACGGGGAAATTACCGATATTAACCTTGAACAGAAGCTAGTCTATATTAGTAAGAATGATCCCTTACCTTATGACTCCTTAATTATCGCCCTCGGCTGTACAGATAATTATCACGGTACTCCAGGCGCTTTCGAAAATTCATGTGGCGTACAAAGCCTTGCAGCCGCCAGGCGCACGTATAAGCTACTTAACAATACGAGACCCTATGGTCAAATCTCTATTGTCGGAGGCGGTTTAAGCGGTGTGGAAATTGCATCCGAGCTTCGTGAAAGCCGGCCCGATCTGAATATTCGGATCATTGACCGCGGTAATAGTGTACTCTCTGCATTCCCTAGCAAGCTGCAACGTTTTGTAACCTCTTGGTTTAATGAGCACCATGTGGAGCTACGATCCAATGTTGGGATTACATCACTGGAGCAGGGTTGCATTATAAACGGCAATGAGTCCATCAATACCGATATCACTGTTTGGACGGCTGGAATTCAACCTGTTGAAATCGTTCAACAGCTAAACTTACCGAAGGATCAGCAAGGACGCCTTATCGTGAATGAAAGACATGAGCTGCCTGACGCTCCACAAGTGTACGTCATTGGTGATTGCTCTAGCCAGCCGTTCTCCCCCAGCGCACAGCTTGCAATCGCACAAGGGAAACAGGTTGCAGAGATCATTAAAGCCTGCTTGAACAATAAAGAACCGAAGCTCGCCCGCATTCAACTGAAAGGCGTTCTCGGTTCATTAGGTAAAAAATCGGGCTTCGGAGTGATGGGACAAACGCCTTTGCTTGGTCGAATACCACGTATGCTCAAAAGCGGTGTTTTGTGGAAAAGCAAGCGTCACTTCGGTTAA
- a CDS encoding YuzB family protein, whose protein sequence is MIMDIVEFCVSNHHHGTDTILDKLEQHPDIEVIEYGCLGNCGECFLSPYALVNGESVVAENVEQLYELILKAIHEQQSQQSELDKLLDDL, encoded by the coding sequence ATTATTATGGATATTGTTGAGTTTTGTGTGAGTAATCATCATCACGGCACGGATACAATACTGGATAAGCTTGAACAACATCCAGATATTGAAGTGATTGAATATGGCTGCTTAGGAAATTGTGGTGAATGTTTCCTATCCCCTTATGCACTTGTTAACGGAGAATCGGTCGTCGCTGAAAACGTCGAACAACTATATGAGCTTATTCTTAAGGCAATTCATGAGCAACAGTCACAGCAATCCGAGTTGGATAAGCTACTTGATGATCTTTAA
- a CDS encoding NifU family protein: MSANAPSSQYDEVLEVLDKLRPFLQRDGGDVELVDVEDGIVKLRLMGACGSCPSSTITLKAGIERALLEEVEGIQEVMQVF, encoded by the coding sequence ATGAGTGCAAATGCTCCAAGCTCACAGTACGATGAAGTTCTAGAGGTGCTCGACAAATTACGTCCGTTCCTGCAACGCGACGGCGGAGACGTTGAACTCGTCGATGTTGAGGATGGCATCGTTAAGTTGCGTCTTATGGGCGCATGCGGTAGCTGCCCAAGCTCGACAATTACGCTTAAAGCAGGGATTGAACGAGCTTTGCTTGAAGAAGTCGAGGGTATTCAAGAAGTTATGCAAGTGTTCTAA
- a CDS encoding SDR family oxidoreductase — protein MKLLGRSALVTGSAKGLGRRTALELAAAGCNVAINYVSSQVEAEQLAVEITAMGRSAIAIKADIAQEEQAEHLVSAVEREWGGIDILVNNAGPFIRERRLFGDYRPEDIHYLMNGNLVGTMLLDHRVLPGMRSRQWGRIIHFGFGHAGEARSWPHRAVYAAAKVGLVSFTKTLAVEEAANGITVNMICPGDIRGGNKEKSIAEVADILDDESPRGRPGTGEDVARMIAFLCMPESDFITGNTIDVSGGLDPIRTNLKG, from the coding sequence TTGAAGCTATTAGGCAGATCTGCACTGGTTACGGGAAGCGCGAAAGGGCTAGGACGCAGAACCGCATTAGAGCTCGCTGCTGCAGGCTGTAATGTCGCGATCAATTATGTGTCGAGTCAGGTGGAGGCAGAGCAGCTAGCTGTTGAAATTACAGCTATGGGCCGAAGCGCGATCGCAATTAAAGCGGACATTGCGCAGGAGGAGCAAGCTGAGCACCTTGTATCAGCCGTCGAGCGTGAATGGGGTGGGATCGATATCTTAGTGAATAATGCTGGGCCATTTATTCGTGAGCGACGGTTGTTTGGCGATTATCGCCCTGAGGATATCCATTACTTGATGAACGGTAATTTGGTCGGGACGATGCTTTTGGACCATCGAGTGCTACCTGGGATGAGGAGTCGCCAGTGGGGACGTATTATCCATTTTGGCTTTGGTCATGCTGGAGAGGCGCGCTCTTGGCCGCATCGAGCGGTTTATGCAGCGGCTAAGGTTGGGCTAGTGTCATTCACAAAGACGCTCGCTGTTGAGGAAGCAGCGAATGGGATTACAGTGAATATGATCTGTCCAGGGGACATTAGGGGCGGTAATAAGGAAAAGAGCATTGCAGAAGTTGCTGACATCCTCGATGACGAATCGCCGCGCGGTAGACCTGGAACGGGAGAAGACGTAGCGCGGATGATCGCCTTTCTATGTATGCCAGAATCGGATTTTATTACAGGGAATACAATCGATGTATCGGGTGGGTTAGATCCTATTCGTACAAACTTGAAGGGTTAA
- a CDS encoding Cthe_2314 family HEPN domain-containing protein: MLFGEQPREWSGSALETVQLMEKFIAMASKAAGRKVDEHSNQFQTYAIWAEGLLRSLDELEQSIYAAKRYATIIPKMEMNELSDEDLLNYNRHVYYDKNTYIRVFALLDKLGTFLNELLQLETERMKSRFSYFTVLRNMRMNRVHRELAEPLGELKEQHNPSLGRLRSRRNTEIHYMNAELQDDLKISLSRRGVERRVEDFTINMMDLDHAWSMVEQTLNHCFRYACRWLRARN; this comes from the coding sequence GTGTTGTTCGGAGAACAACCGAGAGAATGGTCAGGCTCGGCGCTCGAAACCGTCCAGCTCATGGAGAAATTTATCGCAATGGCTTCCAAGGCTGCCGGTCGCAAAGTCGATGAGCATAGCAATCAATTTCAGACCTATGCAATTTGGGCGGAAGGGTTATTGCGCTCTCTCGATGAGTTAGAGCAAAGTATATATGCAGCTAAGCGCTATGCAACGATTATCCCGAAGATGGAAATGAATGAGCTGTCGGATGAGGATCTTTTAAATTACAATCGTCATGTTTATTATGATAAAAACACCTATATTCGAGTTTTCGCATTGCTTGATAAGCTCGGCACTTTTCTTAATGAACTACTGCAGCTTGAAACAGAGCGGATGAAGTCACGATTTTCGTATTTTACAGTATTGCGGAATATGAGGATGAATCGCGTCCACAGGGAACTGGCGGAGCCGCTCGGTGAGCTCAAGGAGCAGCACAATCCGTCTCTTGGTCGATTGAGAAGTCGGAGAAATACTGAAATTCATTATATGAATGCTGAATTGCAGGATGATCTAAAAATTAGCTTATCTAGACGTGGTGTAGAGCGACGTGTGGAGGATTTCACGATTAACATGATGGACCTGGATCATGCTTGGAGTATGGTCGAACAGACTCTGAATCATTGCTTTCGATATGCTTGTAGATGGTTGCGAGCAAGGAACTAG